A genomic region of Zea mays cultivar B73 chromosome 6, Zm-B73-REFERENCE-NAM-5.0, whole genome shotgun sequence contains the following coding sequences:
- the LOC103630387 gene encoding protein FAM91A1 isoform X1, with product MTASPSPLSSGVYWAGSETAVPLALLDRGGKKNKREAGRSSRGEDRRMQQQMAATVEEQMMVKAIREESSWEVLPKRIQAALVSKEEWHRRVVNYCIRKRLPWSSCFARKVCKEGDYYEDLMRYLRKNLALYPYHLADFICRVMRISPFRYYCDVLFEAMKNEQPYDSIPNFSAADALRITGVGRNEFIDIMNKCRSKKIMWKLNKSIAKELLPAEPADLAIEPWWGVRFVNFTLEEFKLSEDETSAIDKICKEEVNSYVLFDPEVVRGLYRRGMVYFDVPVYPDDRFRVSRLEGFVSNKDQSYEDPIEELLYAVFVVSSENATVAELATTLQVDLYQLQAAASFACRLGWAVKLLDTDSVLRDSSTPALSNNILSDEVESSRTSVASEKSGHELLSSDSDGHKNSGMAYVGFIVDANVTSYLMMGSLSPGLKSHAVTLYEAGKLGDSCIADLCNDLASLEGKRFEGVLQEFANHAFSLRSFLECLLSGGTSTETADLTTSEANNQESSVQDGLDTTCAKENKGNDGVDNAAENSTQISESSDGGQLSLQDNKMGDSDAADANRSSASSTIVSEGKESILKHDCDSVQAPKLGASAANGPSSKSKRSYRVNILRCESLASLAPSTLERLLARDYDIVVSMIPLPSSSVLPCPSGLVHFGPPSYSSMTPWMKLALYTSGTCGPVSAVFMKGQRLRLLPEPLASCEKALIWSWDQSVVGGLGGKFEGNLVKGSLLLHYLNSMTKHSAVVVQPLSEHDLDETGSIVTIDVPLPLKNADGSIPSTVVGTDLPEDQVSSLILLLEDLSNRVELSTVGYLRLLRLHRANESSEHGSFEWVPLTIEFGIPLFSPQLCERICERVVESQMLQKDDIAEHYETMQNVRRRLRELCTEYQATGPTARLFNQRGGSKNNSPRKLVQIVSGRWSPFHDPSTPTHSSSPPAEHERAKPARRQRCFTEVLSFDGRILRSYALTPVYEAATRSVSEEQPTTPAAKPDHEDANTKDVALPGVNLIFDGTELHPFDIVACLQARQPLSLIAEASATSLAMK from the exons ATGACCgcatctccctctcctctctcatcAGGAGTATATTGGGCGGGATCCGAGACGGCCGTGCCGCTTGCATTGCTCGATCGAGGAGGGAAAAAAAACAAAAGGGAAGCAGGCAGGTCGTCGAGAGGGGAGGATCGGAGAATGCAGCAGCAGATGGCGGCGACGGTGGAGGAGCAGATGATGGTGAAGGCCATCAGGGAGGAGTCGTCGTGGGAGGTCCTCCCCAAGCGCATCCAGGCAGCGCTGGTCTCCAAGGAAGAATGGCACCGCAG GGTTGTGAATTACTGTATACGTAAGAGGTTGCCATGGAGCTCCTGTTTCGCCAGAAAAGTATGCAAGGAAGGGGACTACTATGAGGACCTGATGCGCTATCTCCGCAAAAACCTTGCA TTATATCCATACCATCTTGCAGACTTCATATGCCGAGTGATGAGGATATCACCCTTCAGATATTACTGTGATGTCCTTTTCGAAGCTATGAAGAATG AGCAACCATACGACAGTATTCCAAATTTCAGTGCTGCAGATGCTCTGAGGATTACAGGGGTAGGAAGAAATGAATTTATTGATATCATGAATAAGTGCAGATCAAAG AAGATAATGTGGAAACTGAACAAATCAATTGCGAAAGAGTTGCTCCCAGCAGAACCTGCAGATTTAGCAATAGAACCATGGTGGGGCGTTCGATTTGTCAACTTCACACTGGAAGAATTTAAG CTTTCAGAAGACGAGACATCAGCGATAGATAAAATATGTAAGGAGGAAGTCAATTCATATGTTCTATTTGACCCGGAGGTAGTACGGGGCCTTTATAGGAGAGGGATGGTATACTTCGATGTCCCTGTTTATCCTGATGATCGTTTTAGAG TTTCCAGGCTTGAAGGTTTTGTTTCAAACAAGGATCAGTCCTACGAAGATCCAATTGAAGA GCTACTGTATGCTGTATTCGTTGTATCAAGTGAAAATGCCACGGTTGCTGAACTGGCTACAACTTTACAAGTCGACCTTTACCAGCTCCAGGCAGCTGCATCGTTTGCTTGCCGATTAGGATGGGCTGTGAAGCTTCTGGATACCGACTCTGTTCTTAGGGATTCGAGCACTCCTGCACTGTCCAACAACATTCTCAGCGATGAAGTTGAAAGCTCTCGTACGAGTGTCGCCTCAGAAAAGTCTGGTCATGAGTTGCTTAGCAGTGATTCTGATGGACACAAGAACTCCGGGATGGCTTATGTGGGCTTCATTGTCGATGCTAATGTAACTTCATACTTAATGATGGGCTCACTGTCTCCAG GTTTGAAGTCGCATGCTGTGACACTATACGAGGCAGGAAAGCTTGGCGATTCTTGTATTGCTGATCTATGCAATGATCTTGCCAGTTTAGAGGGGAAACGGTTTGAAGGTGTGCTGCAGGAATTCGCAAACCATGCTTTCAGCCTCCGATCCTTCCTCGAGTGCTTGCTGTCTGGCGGAACTTCAACTGAAACAGCTGACCTGACTACTAGTGAAGCAAATAACCAGGAGAGCTCTGTCCAGGACGGTTTAGACACCACTTGTGCTAAGGAAAACAAGGGAAACGACGGTGTCGATAATGCTGCTGAGAACTCGACTCAAATTTCAGAATCCTCTGATGGTGGCCAACTATCACTGCAGGACAACAAGATGGGTGATTCTGATGCTGCAGATGCGAATAGATCATCAGCATCTTCGACGATCGTGTCTGAAGGCAAGGAAAGCATACTCAAACACGACTGTGACAGCGTCCAGGCTCCAAAGCTGGGTGCTTCAGCTGCTAACGGTCCATCGTCCAAGAGCAAAAGAAGTTACCGAGTCAACATTCTTCGCTGCGAGAGCTTAGCTTCTCTGGCCCCATCGACGCTAGAGAGACTCCTTGCTAGGGACTACGACATCGTAGTGTCCATGATCCCTCTCCCATCTTCCTCAGTCCTGCCCTGCCCATCTGGTCTAGTGCATTTTGGTCCGCCTTCCTACTCTTCCATGACACCTTGGATGAAACTGGCGCTGTACACATCAGGGACCTGTGGCCCGGTATCTGCCGTTTTCATGAAGGGGCAGCGGCTGAGGTTGCTGCCTGAACCATTGGCCAGCTGCGAGAAGGCGCTGATATGGTCCTGGGATCAGTCTGTGGTGGGCGGACTAGGCGGCAAGTTCGAAGGGAACTTGGTGAAAGGAAGCCTTCTTCTGCACTACCTGAACTCGATGACAAAGCATTCTGCTGTGGTGGTGCAGCCATTAAGCGAACACGATCTTGACGAGACAGGGAGCATCGTCACCATAGACGTCCCGCTGCCGCTGAAAAATGCCGATGGGTCGATTCCATCCACGGTAGTCGGCACCGACTTGCCGGAGGACCAGGTCTCGAGTCTGATCCTCTTGTTAGAGGACCTGTCCAATAGAGTCGAGCTGAGCACGGTTGGGTACCTTCGGTTGCTAAGGCTTCACAGGGCGAATGAGTCGTCCGAGCACGGAAGCTTTGAGTGGGTGCCTCTGACCATAGAGTTCGGCATCCCTTTGTTTAGCCCACAGCTCTGCGAGAGGATCTGCGAGAGGGTCGTCGAGTCACAGATGCTTCAGAAAGACGACATCGCTGAGCACTACGAGACGATGCAGAACGTGAGGAGGAGGCTGAGAGAGCTGTGCACCGAGTACCAAGCGACCGGCCCAACGGCGAGGCTGTTCAATCAGCGGGGAGGCTCCAAGAACAACTCCCCGCGCAAACTGGTGCAGATTGTCAGCGGCAGATGGAGCCCGTTCCATGATCCGTCTACGCCCACTCACTCCAGTAGCCCCCCCGCTGAACACGAAAGAGCCAAACCAGCGAGACGGCAGAGATGCTTCACCGAAGTTCTGAGCTTTGATGGGAGGATCCTCAG GTCATATGCGCTCACTCCTGTGTATGAGGCTGCTACAAGATCGGTCTCCGAAGAGCAGCCTACCACGCCCGCAGCGAAACCGGATCACGAGGACGCCAACACCAAGGACGTGGCCTTGCCAGGAGTCAATCTGATATTCGATGGAACTGAGTTGCACCCGTTTGACATCGTTGCCTGCCTCCAAGCTCGCCAGCCTCTCTCGTTGATCGCCGAGGCGTCGGCCACATCTTTGGCAATGAAATGA
- the LOC103630387 gene encoding protein FAM91A1 isoform X3: MVYFDVPVYPDDRFRVSRLEGFVSNKDQSYEDPIEELLYAVFVVSSENATVAELATTLQVDLYQLQAAASFACRLGWAVKLLDTDSVLRDSSTPALSNNILSDEVESSRTSVASEKSGHELLSSDSDGHKNSGMAYVGFIVDANVTSYLMMGSLSPGLKSHAVTLYEAGKLGDSCIADLCNDLASLEGKRFEGVLQEFANHAFSLRSFLECLLSGGTSTETADLTTSEANNQESSVQDGLDTTCAKENKGNDGVDNAAENSTQISESSDGGQLSLQDNKMGDSDAADANRSSASSTIVSEGKESILKHDCDSVQAPKLGASAANGPSSKSKRSYRVNILRCESLASLAPSTLERLLARDYDIVVSMIPLPSSSVLPCPSGLVHFGPPSYSSMTPWMKLALYTSGTCGPVSAVFMKGQRLRLLPEPLASCEKALIWSWDQSVVGGLGGKFEGNLVKGSLLLHYLNSMTKHSAVVVQPLSEHDLDETGSIVTIDVPLPLKNADGSIPSTVVGTDLPEDQVSSLILLLEDLSNRVELSTVGYLRLLRLHRANESSEHGSFEWVPLTIEFGIPLFSPQLCERICERVVESQMLQKDDIAEHYETMQNVRRRLRELCTEYQATGPTARLFNQRGGSKNNSPRKLVQIVSGRWSPFHDPSTPTHSSSPPAEHERAKPARRQRCFTEVLSFDGRILRSYALTPVYEAATRSVSEEQPTTPAAKPDHEDANTKDVALPGVNLIFDGTELHPFDIVACLQARQPLSLIAEASATSLAMK; the protein is encoded by the exons ATGGTATACTTCGATGTCCCTGTTTATCCTGATGATCGTTTTAGAG TTTCCAGGCTTGAAGGTTTTGTTTCAAACAAGGATCAGTCCTACGAAGATCCAATTGAAGA GCTACTGTATGCTGTATTCGTTGTATCAAGTGAAAATGCCACGGTTGCTGAACTGGCTACAACTTTACAAGTCGACCTTTACCAGCTCCAGGCAGCTGCATCGTTTGCTTGCCGATTAGGATGGGCTGTGAAGCTTCTGGATACCGACTCTGTTCTTAGGGATTCGAGCACTCCTGCACTGTCCAACAACATTCTCAGCGATGAAGTTGAAAGCTCTCGTACGAGTGTCGCCTCAGAAAAGTCTGGTCATGAGTTGCTTAGCAGTGATTCTGATGGACACAAGAACTCCGGGATGGCTTATGTGGGCTTCATTGTCGATGCTAATGTAACTTCATACTTAATGATGGGCTCACTGTCTCCAG GTTTGAAGTCGCATGCTGTGACACTATACGAGGCAGGAAAGCTTGGCGATTCTTGTATTGCTGATCTATGCAATGATCTTGCCAGTTTAGAGGGGAAACGGTTTGAAGGTGTGCTGCAGGAATTCGCAAACCATGCTTTCAGCCTCCGATCCTTCCTCGAGTGCTTGCTGTCTGGCGGAACTTCAACTGAAACAGCTGACCTGACTACTAGTGAAGCAAATAACCAGGAGAGCTCTGTCCAGGACGGTTTAGACACCACTTGTGCTAAGGAAAACAAGGGAAACGACGGTGTCGATAATGCTGCTGAGAACTCGACTCAAATTTCAGAATCCTCTGATGGTGGCCAACTATCACTGCAGGACAACAAGATGGGTGATTCTGATGCTGCAGATGCGAATAGATCATCAGCATCTTCGACGATCGTGTCTGAAGGCAAGGAAAGCATACTCAAACACGACTGTGACAGCGTCCAGGCTCCAAAGCTGGGTGCTTCAGCTGCTAACGGTCCATCGTCCAAGAGCAAAAGAAGTTACCGAGTCAACATTCTTCGCTGCGAGAGCTTAGCTTCTCTGGCCCCATCGACGCTAGAGAGACTCCTTGCTAGGGACTACGACATCGTAGTGTCCATGATCCCTCTCCCATCTTCCTCAGTCCTGCCCTGCCCATCTGGTCTAGTGCATTTTGGTCCGCCTTCCTACTCTTCCATGACACCTTGGATGAAACTGGCGCTGTACACATCAGGGACCTGTGGCCCGGTATCTGCCGTTTTCATGAAGGGGCAGCGGCTGAGGTTGCTGCCTGAACCATTGGCCAGCTGCGAGAAGGCGCTGATATGGTCCTGGGATCAGTCTGTGGTGGGCGGACTAGGCGGCAAGTTCGAAGGGAACTTGGTGAAAGGAAGCCTTCTTCTGCACTACCTGAACTCGATGACAAAGCATTCTGCTGTGGTGGTGCAGCCATTAAGCGAACACGATCTTGACGAGACAGGGAGCATCGTCACCATAGACGTCCCGCTGCCGCTGAAAAATGCCGATGGGTCGATTCCATCCACGGTAGTCGGCACCGACTTGCCGGAGGACCAGGTCTCGAGTCTGATCCTCTTGTTAGAGGACCTGTCCAATAGAGTCGAGCTGAGCACGGTTGGGTACCTTCGGTTGCTAAGGCTTCACAGGGCGAATGAGTCGTCCGAGCACGGAAGCTTTGAGTGGGTGCCTCTGACCATAGAGTTCGGCATCCCTTTGTTTAGCCCACAGCTCTGCGAGAGGATCTGCGAGAGGGTCGTCGAGTCACAGATGCTTCAGAAAGACGACATCGCTGAGCACTACGAGACGATGCAGAACGTGAGGAGGAGGCTGAGAGAGCTGTGCACCGAGTACCAAGCGACCGGCCCAACGGCGAGGCTGTTCAATCAGCGGGGAGGCTCCAAGAACAACTCCCCGCGCAAACTGGTGCAGATTGTCAGCGGCAGATGGAGCCCGTTCCATGATCCGTCTACGCCCACTCACTCCAGTAGCCCCCCCGCTGAACACGAAAGAGCCAAACCAGCGAGACGGCAGAGATGCTTCACCGAAGTTCTGAGCTTTGATGGGAGGATCCTCAG GTCATATGCGCTCACTCCTGTGTATGAGGCTGCTACAAGATCGGTCTCCGAAGAGCAGCCTACCACGCCCGCAGCGAAACCGGATCACGAGGACGCCAACACCAAGGACGTGGCCTTGCCAGGAGTCAATCTGATATTCGATGGAACTGAGTTGCACCCGTTTGACATCGTTGCCTGCCTCCAAGCTCGCCAGCCTCTCTCGTTGATCGCCGAGGCGTCGGCCACATCTTTGGCAATGAAATGA
- the LOC103630387 gene encoding protein FAM91A1 isoform X2: MTASPSPLSSGVYWAGSETAVPLALLDRGGKKNKREAGRSSRGEDRRMQQQMAATVEEQMMVKAIREESSWEVLPKRIQAALVSKEEWHRRVVNYCIRKRLPWSSCFARKVCKEGDYYEDLMRYLRKNLALYPYHLADFICRVMRISPFRYYCDVLFEAMKNEQPYDSIPNFSAADALRITGVGRNEFIDIMNKCRSKKIMWKLNKSIAKELLPAEPADLAIEPWWGVRFVNFTLEEFKKLSEDETSAIDKICKEEVNSYVLFDPEVVRGLYRRGMVYFDVPVYPDDRFRVSRLEGFVSNKDQSYEDPIEELLYAVFVVSSENATVAELATTLQVDLYQLQAAASFACRLGWAVKLLDTDSVLRDSSTPALSNNILSDEVESSRTSVASEKSGHELLSSDSDGHKNSGMAYVGFIVDANVTSYLMMGSLSPGLKSHAVTLYEAGKLGDSCIADLCNDLASLEGKRFEGVLQEFANHAFSLRSFLECLLSGGTSTETADLTTSEANNQESSVQDGLDTTCAKENKGNDGVDNAAENSTQISESSDGGQLSLQDNKMGDSDAADANRSSASSTIVSEGKESILKHDCDSVQAPKLGASAANGPSSKSKRSYRVNILRCESLASLAPSTLERLLARDYDIVVSMIPLPSSSVLPCPSGLVHFGPPSYSSMTPWMKLALYTSGTCGPVSAVFMKGQRLRLLPEPLASCEKALIWSWDQSVVGGLGGKFEGNLVKGSLLLHYLNSMTKHSAVVVQPLSEHDLDETGSIVTIDVPLPLKNADGSIPSTVVGTDLPEDQVSSLILLLEDLSNRVELSTVGYLRLLRLHRANESSEHGSFEWVPLTIEFGIPLFSPQLCERICERVVESQMLQKDDIAEHYETMQNVRRRLRELCTEYQATGPTARLFNQRGGSKNNSPRKLVQIVSGRWSPFHDPSTPTHSSSPPAEHERAKPARRQRCFTEVLSFDGRILRSYALTPVYEAATRSVSEEQPTTPAAKPDHEDANTKDVALPGVNLIFDGTELHPFDIVACLQARQPLSLIAEASATSLAMK; the protein is encoded by the exons ATGACCgcatctccctctcctctctcatcAGGAGTATATTGGGCGGGATCCGAGACGGCCGTGCCGCTTGCATTGCTCGATCGAGGAGGGAAAAAAAACAAAAGGGAAGCAGGCAGGTCGTCGAGAGGGGAGGATCGGAGAATGCAGCAGCAGATGGCGGCGACGGTGGAGGAGCAGATGATGGTGAAGGCCATCAGGGAGGAGTCGTCGTGGGAGGTCCTCCCCAAGCGCATCCAGGCAGCGCTGGTCTCCAAGGAAGAATGGCACCGCAG GGTTGTGAATTACTGTATACGTAAGAGGTTGCCATGGAGCTCCTGTTTCGCCAGAAAAGTATGCAAGGAAGGGGACTACTATGAGGACCTGATGCGCTATCTCCGCAAAAACCTTGCA TTATATCCATACCATCTTGCAGACTTCATATGCCGAGTGATGAGGATATCACCCTTCAGATATTACTGTGATGTCCTTTTCGAAGCTATGAAGAATG AGCAACCATACGACAGTATTCCAAATTTCAGTGCTGCAGATGCTCTGAGGATTACAGGGGTAGGAAGAAATGAATTTATTGATATCATGAATAAGTGCAGATCAAAG AAGATAATGTGGAAACTGAACAAATCAATTGCGAAAGAGTTGCTCCCAGCAGAACCTGCAGATTTAGCAATAGAACCATGGTGGGGCGTTCGATTTGTCAACTTCACACTGGAAGAATTTAAG AAGCTTTCAGAAGACGAGACATCAGCGATAGATAAAATATGTAAGGAGGAAGTCAATTCATATGTTCTATTTGACCCGGAGGTAGTACGGGGCCTTTATAGGAGAGGGATGGTATACTTCGATGTCCCTGTTTATCCTGATGATCGTTTTAGAG TTTCCAGGCTTGAAGGTTTTGTTTCAAACAAGGATCAGTCCTACGAAGATCCAATTGAAGA GCTACTGTATGCTGTATTCGTTGTATCAAGTGAAAATGCCACGGTTGCTGAACTGGCTACAACTTTACAAGTCGACCTTTACCAGCTCCAGGCAGCTGCATCGTTTGCTTGCCGATTAGGATGGGCTGTGAAGCTTCTGGATACCGACTCTGTTCTTAGGGATTCGAGCACTCCTGCACTGTCCAACAACATTCTCAGCGATGAAGTTGAAAGCTCTCGTACGAGTGTCGCCTCAGAAAAGTCTGGTCATGAGTTGCTTAGCAGTGATTCTGATGGACACAAGAACTCCGGGATGGCTTATGTGGGCTTCATTGTCGATGCTAATGTAACTTCATACTTAATGATGGGCTCACTGTCTCCAG GTTTGAAGTCGCATGCTGTGACACTATACGAGGCAGGAAAGCTTGGCGATTCTTGTATTGCTGATCTATGCAATGATCTTGCCAGTTTAGAGGGGAAACGGTTTGAAGGTGTGCTGCAGGAATTCGCAAACCATGCTTTCAGCCTCCGATCCTTCCTCGAGTGCTTGCTGTCTGGCGGAACTTCAACTGAAACAGCTGACCTGACTACTAGTGAAGCAAATAACCAGGAGAGCTCTGTCCAGGACGGTTTAGACACCACTTGTGCTAAGGAAAACAAGGGAAACGACGGTGTCGATAATGCTGCTGAGAACTCGACTCAAATTTCAGAATCCTCTGATGGTGGCCAACTATCACTGCAGGACAACAAGATGGGTGATTCTGATGCTGCAGATGCGAATAGATCATCAGCATCTTCGACGATCGTGTCTGAAGGCAAGGAAAGCATACTCAAACACGACTGTGACAGCGTCCAGGCTCCAAAGCTGGGTGCTTCAGCTGCTAACGGTCCATCGTCCAAGAGCAAAAGAAGTTACCGAGTCAACATTCTTCGCTGCGAGAGCTTAGCTTCTCTGGCCCCATCGACGCTAGAGAGACTCCTTGCTAGGGACTACGACATCGTAGTGTCCATGATCCCTCTCCCATCTTCCTCAGTCCTGCCCTGCCCATCTGGTCTAGTGCATTTTGGTCCGCCTTCCTACTCTTCCATGACACCTTGGATGAAACTGGCGCTGTACACATCAGGGACCTGTGGCCCGGTATCTGCCGTTTTCATGAAGGGGCAGCGGCTGAGGTTGCTGCCTGAACCATTGGCCAGCTGCGAGAAGGCGCTGATATGGTCCTGGGATCAGTCTGTGGTGGGCGGACTAGGCGGCAAGTTCGAAGGGAACTTGGTGAAAGGAAGCCTTCTTCTGCACTACCTGAACTCGATGACAAAGCATTCTGCTGTGGTGGTGCAGCCATTAAGCGAACACGATCTTGACGAGACAGGGAGCATCGTCACCATAGACGTCCCGCTGCCGCTGAAAAATGCCGATGGGTCGATTCCATCCACGGTAGTCGGCACCGACTTGCCGGAGGACCAGGTCTCGAGTCTGATCCTCTTGTTAGAGGACCTGTCCAATAGAGTCGAGCTGAGCACGGTTGGGTACCTTCGGTTGCTAAGGCTTCACAGGGCGAATGAGTCGTCCGAGCACGGAAGCTTTGAGTGGGTGCCTCTGACCATAGAGTTCGGCATCCCTTTGTTTAGCCCACAGCTCTGCGAGAGGATCTGCGAGAGGGTCGTCGAGTCACAGATGCTTCAGAAAGACGACATCGCTGAGCACTACGAGACGATGCAGAACGTGAGGAGGAGGCTGAGAGAGCTGTGCACCGAGTACCAAGCGACCGGCCCAACGGCGAGGCTGTTCAATCAGCGGGGAGGCTCCAAGAACAACTCCCCGCGCAAACTGGTGCAGATTGTCAGCGGCAGATGGAGCCCGTTCCATGATCCGTCTACGCCCACTCACTCCAGTAGCCCCCCCGCTGAACACGAAAGAGCCAAACCAGCGAGACGGCAGAGATGCTTCACCGAAGTTCTGAGCTTTGATGGGAGGATCCTCAG GTCATATGCGCTCACTCCTGTGTATGAGGCTGCTACAAGATCGGTCTCCGAAGAGCAGCCTACCACGCCCGCAGCGAAACCGGATCACGAGGACGCCAACACCAAGGACGTGGCCTTGCCAGGAGTCAATCTGATATTCGATGGAACTGAGTTGCACCCGTTTGACATCGTTGCCTGCCTCCAAGCTCGCCAGCCTCTCTCGTTGATCGCCGAGGCGTCGGCCACATCTTTGGCAATGAAATGA